A region of the Yarrowia lipolytica chromosome 1C, complete sequence genome:
tcctccagcttgttgacTATGAGACGCAGCTTGGAGGTTGACACCGACCCCGTACCGCCCAGCAGAATGTGGATCTTGCCGTCGTCCTGGGGCAACCGTGGGTCTCCCTGCTGGGTCGTGTCTTCGCCCACAGCCGTGGACTGGCGCCTTGCGATGGGAATCTCTGTGGGGGGAGGGTGGCCTCCAGCCGGGTTACTGAGGGTGCTTTCGACAATGGAGATTTGTTTGGGGGTTTGCTGGGTTGGCGAGACGGTCTGGTTGCGGCCGCTGGCAGACCCCGACCGGCTGCGGGTGTTGGCGTGCTGGTCAATGTCGTCGAGCTTGAAATGGGCGTGCACGCTGGGTTGTTTGGCGTGCTTGACCGAGGTGTCGATGATGCTGGGCTGCCGCGACCGGGGTTCGGGCAGCGCAATGTGAATCTCGTTGGCCGAGTCGCGGCTCAGCTCACGCTTGAGCTGGTCCTTGGGGTCGTCCAGCGAGTCCAGCGACGCCGCCAGGTTGCTTTTCTGCATGATGCCCTGAGGCTTGTctccctgctgctgcgacGGGTGCTCCTTGCGGAAGTCGAGTCCCTTGTCGTCGAGAAACTTGGACGGGTGGGGCGTTTCGATTTTGAAGGTCGGTTTCGCCATGGTCTGTGTGTGCGTAGCGTGCGATACGACTGGCGGTGTGGTGGGGTTGTGTGTTATgactgtgtgtgtgtggatgGAGTTGTATGTGCTCAGGAGGATTTGATTTTCACCTGCAGGACCCGACCCAAAAAAGCAGAAGACAGGTAAACAGGCGGTCAGAGAGAAGCCGAGCTATAGTACAAGGTACAAGTGCGCTGTGGGCGCCGACggctgctgtttctgtccctatatatatatatcccCCGCCTGGGTTGTGCCCCATTTTGCCGTTCCCGCCACCGCTCCATAATATCGCTGCCCGCCTCACGGTCATGTCTGTCTCTCGCCACTTGCAGTCACTTTTTAATTAGCCTGGACTTTTTTCTCCCACGCCAAAAAAGACTATATTGAAAAAGACTGTCCCACaggcaaaaaaacaccgtCTGGGTCCGGGAGCGAAACTTTGCCATGGGCGGGAGGCCGAGTGACAATCATGTGTTTGGAGAGCCGAGCACAGCCTTTTCAGGAGGAGTTTGCACAaagcaaaaagaaaaggagaaaaacctcctccaaaacCCCCCCCCAAAACCCCCAAAACTGCCCCCCACGCCTCTAATCAGTACCGATCGATAATCTCTCTCCAGTTGGCGGTCCCGGACGTGGATATGTGCCTTATTGCCGCACTCGTGACGTCATACGCCGCACCACCGACATGGTAGCCGTGTGTCTTGGCGGCTATTCGGGCGGTTCCACCGACGAGAGATACCGCTCTGGGCCACCAGGTTTCCGAAAGCGGCCAAGCTTTGGAGCCTCCGTTTTCCAAAAGTGCTTTTTTGACTCGCTTTCGATCGCATTCCACGCTTGTTTATGTTTACGTaacatctacagtatgtacaatgaCAGGCCTCGCTGCTTGACGTAGACATGGTACCAAGAAACCATCCAGTGCCAGCAACCGCTGTGACGTATGACCCCGGTGGCAAGATGACGTGTGGGGATCACAATAGGATCCAACATGGCTCAATCCCCATGGCAACCACTTGTACACTCTTTCTGGACGCACTGTAGCCCGTGTTTAAACCGCACTCTATGTGAATAGGCACGAACGCGAGTGGTTGCACATCATCACAATAGAACCACGCTAACGCTGAGAATCAGCTTGTGGCGCTACTTGTTGTAGGGGTTCGATCGATTGCACTAGAAACGACACTAGTGGTTCTAGATTGTACTAAATCTAGCTATAAGCGGGGGATCGTGTGTACATATATATGAATAGGCGGCGGAGTGTACAGGAGCGCAATAATTGTACGTGTACCGTTCCTTAATTAAATATCTATAAAGTCTACTTGGCAAACCGATcgccctcctcgtccttgagcttcttctcgttCTCGGCCTTCCAGCCCTTCTTTCGCTGACGCTCCTCATAGGCGTCTCTGTTTTTCAGAACACGGTCCACAATGGTTCGTGTAGACACCCCGGCAAACTCGTGAGTAGGAGCATCCTGGTAGATTccggccttcttggcccaGGCGTAGGGATCCTGTCCATCAAGATCGGTCACGGGAGTAGCTCCGTGGACAATCTTGACCACCTGGATGCCGGCCTTGGCAAGACCCTCCACAAAGCTCTCAGAAGCAATGTAGGGAGCCTGGAGCACCACAGCGTCCACGTATCGGCACTGCAGAACACACAGGGCACGCTCCTGCAGATTCATGATGGGGTAGTTTTCGCCCTTGACCTCGTTGACAGTCTTATCGTCGTGAAGACCCACGACAATCAGAGCACCCTCCTTGGAGGCAGCAGCCCGCAGatccttgagcagctgaaTGTGGCccatgaagaagagatcAAAGGCTCCGTCCACATACCAGACCTTCTGAAGCCCCTTGTTGACCTCGGCCGAAGGAGCCACAATCTCGGCAATGGGAGCATTCGCTCCTGTGTACATGTAGACGCCAGAGTGGGCCGCCTTGGCATCGGCACCGGTGGCGTACTGCTCGAACCGCTCGAGAGCGTCGCCGTGGAGCAGGAAGTGCTTCTTGGACGTAATCTCGTCGGTGGTAACGGTGGGcaggtggtggttggtgttggtggacAGCATTCGGCCCACCAGATCGGTGGTGGAAATGTTGGGGGTTCGCTTGACCACAATGAAGCGGCCAGCGTCCTTGACGGTCTGGTAGCAGTCGTTTCCGTGCTCGtcggtggtgatgtcgtCTCCGTGGACCACGTACTTGCACTGGTAGTCGTCCATCACCTTGGGGTCGGTAACGTAGGGGGCCTTGAGAATAGGTTTGGTGGACCACTTGCATCCTTCGACCGCCAGAGCTCGCTCGGGCAAATGCATCACCACGGGGCC
Encoded here:
- a CDS encoding uncharacterized protein (Compare to YALI0C06303g, weakly similar to uniprot|P33412 Saccharomyces cerevisiae YGR007w MUQ1 choline phosphate cytidylyltransferase, similar to Saccharomyces cerevisiae MUQ1 (YGR007W); ancestral locus Anc_4.145), producing MALRDDRIWIDGCFDFAHHGHAGAMRQARQLCNELYVGVHSDEDIAQHKGPVVMHLPERALAVEGCKWSTKPILKAPYVTDPKVMDDYQCKYVVHGDDITTDEHGNDCYQTVKDAGRFIVVKRTPNISTTDLVGRMLSTNTNHHLPTVTTDEITSKKHFLLHGDALERFEQYATGADAKAAHSGVYMYTGANAPIAEIVAPSAEVNKGLQKVWYVDGAFDLFFMGHIQLLKDLRAAASKEGALIVVGLHDDKTVNEVKGENYPIMNLQERALCVLQCRYVDAVVLQAPYIASESFVEGLAKAGIQVVKIVHGATPVTDLDGQDPYAWAKKAGIYQDAPTHEFAGVSTRTIVDRVLKNRDAYEERQRKKGWKAENEKKLKDEEGDRFAK